The genome window CAAAAATTCAAAGTTTTCGTATCGGGAATTTTATCCGCGTCGGAGTTGTCGTAGTTCAGACATAGAACGCGATCCATAGGGAAGCGTTCTACTGAGTTAGAGAGCGAGACGCTGAGTTTAAGCGGGCTCGTGGGAAAACTCAATCTCACTCCCTATGGGTCGTTCGATATATCGGAATATTCCACTTTTTGCAAGTAGAATATTGCACCTAAAATTTTGTAGGAACTCCAACGGATTTCGGTTTAGAAATCTCTCGAAAAATTTCCCCAGCCCGATTCTAAAAAAGTCAAAATCAATTTATCGGATAAACTTGGTCATCTCCAGAATTTGGGATACTGGCGATTCTTATGCAAGTTGTTGAATACGAGCGCAAGAATCAAAAGGATCAAAGAACCGCTGAGCGCCGGAGTCAAAAGAAAACTCCAACTTTCGTTTCCCATAAGAATCACGATCGGGTCCGCACCTGCGGGCGGGTGAGTCGTCTTCGTAACCTGCATGATCGCAATCGAAGTAGCCACGGCCAATCCGAGAATGTACCATTCGTTTCCGAGAAGGTTCAAGAAAAGAAGTCCGATTGTAGACGCAATCAAATGACCACCGACTAAATTTCTGGGTTGAGAGAGCGGGCTTTCCGGAACGCCGAACAGGAGCACGCAGGACGCACCGAACGGGGCCATGATCAAAGGAGAATCGAAGGTTTTGGAAAGAAGGGCGATCAAAGAAATCCCGAGCGTTCCTCCGATCCAAGACCACAGAATTTGTCCATACGCAGGCCGGGGCGGCGAGATTGCCTCCGCTTTCATTTTTTTAAGAATTCGTTTCATCGTATATCTCTAAGTTCTAAAATCTAGTTTTATATTTTTTAAGAATAGTGAATTGGAACGGCGACTTACGTCGAACACTTTCCGAACGTTTGAAAATCGCGTTTTTGGAAGAGCGGAGATAAGAAACGGACTGCGTATTACAGCCCGTTCGGTTTCTTTTTAATGCAGGATCGGTTCCGGAACCTGATTGCGAACCGGTTTGATGGATTTGAGAT of Leptospira sanjuanensis contains these proteins:
- a CDS encoding HPP family protein, with amino-acid sequence MKRILKKMKAEAISPPRPAYGQILWSWIGGTLGISLIALLSKTFDSPLIMAPFGASCVLLFGVPESPLSQPRNLVGGHLIASTIGLLFLNLLGNEWYILGLAVATSIAIMQVTKTTHPPAGADPIVILMGNESWSFLLTPALSGSLILLILALVFNNLHKNRQYPKFWR